DNA from Fundulus heteroclitus isolate FHET01 chromosome 17, MU-UCD_Fhet_4.1, whole genome shotgun sequence:
CTTATATTTTACTTGAAAATAGCAATTTCCTCAAATTGGAGCATTTTCCTTCCCGCTGAATAAAAGCATTCATATTAAAggtcaaaatacattttccagtGTGCGATTTTACTATTGAGAAcaagaaaacgttttttttatgtctgtatCAACGGTGTAAATGAAGGTGAAAAGTGTTGTATCTTTTTTCCAGTTAGTGCCATAGACTGTTTAGGCCAATGGTAAAATCTCTGTGGACCTCCTTTAAAGTTACTTTTCTAGCCATCACAACCAAAATGAACGTCGttattctattttttgtttttatcataaatccaatttgtTTTAGGGAGCCAGCTGCTAACCTCTTTTCATAGCTTAgatataattatattttattgactagatttttttttttttaaacacattaatttTAGTACTTCCTGGTGTCAGGTCATCATGTATTAAACTACCATTCTGTTCATGAGATGAGCCAAACTCTTGTAATAGAATGTAAAGTAATGAATTGTGTGATTTCTAtgtgttttgtaaaaaagaaaaaaataatttgtgtgTTATGTTTTaactatttctgttttaaaataaatgtaagttaCATTCTGGCAAATGTTCCTCGACACTATGGCCTTCAAatccaccagggggcgctgttAAAGCTTCAAATTCCACCTTTTTCTTTCGATTCTCAGAAACTCTTGGAAACAAACACTCACAGCCAGTCACTTTGATTCATCATTATATTTATTAACTGAtgaaacaaaccaaataaaatgtgtgttatgaAAAGCAAGAACACAatattattccaaaaaaaaaaaagatgtgataCAAAAGCTACATCTTTACATGAAAAGATACATAAACCACAATTAAATTACAATAGAATTATTACACATTGTGTACAAATATCTCACATTCATGCATGTACAAAacggaaaataaaaaaaaacatatcgatGTTGCAAAAGAATAATTTGCAAGCTTTAAAAACCGATTTGTTTCCAACGGATTTTAACAAGTATTTACGTGGCTACAATAAGCTGGAAGTCTCAGTCCAAACGCGCGTCTTGTCTGTTTTCAGGAGATTTCCCTATCGGCACAGTAAAAGTAGTTCTAAGGTGTATAGTGCAAATACATACTTTTTAGACATAATATGGGTACAACTTTTGAACAAGTTTCctgccaaaaaacaacaaaaaaaaattacagcttTAAACAGTTTGACAACACAAACAGGCTGACCCGCAAGTCTAAAGATATAAGGTCAAGACAACGGAGAAGACTTCATCAAGCTGCCTGTCTGGATGCACAACACGGGGCTGAATGTGACCTTCTAGCAGGGCGCTTTTCTATCAAAGTCTGTcaggtttttagtttttattttttttaactcctcgTCCCACCCCTACTACTGTTGCCAAACTCCGTCTGTCTATTCTGGGAAAGCCGTCTCGTGGAAAgtgaagcaaaaacaaaagcggTCAACCCCACGCAGCGGCAGCCCTTGGCCCCACCTCCCCGGGGGCCCCGCTCTGACACGCTGACTTCTTTACCTGATGTTTCACCAAAACACAACAGGACTCTCTCTTGACTCTTCGCTTCTGTGGCCCTTAAACACGAGCGAGCTCGGGTGTTTGTATTATCGAACAACTTGTTGAGGTAGTAAGACAGGATAAGTCCAGAATATGGCTATTTCTCCTAAATAACTGCTGCAGAACCCTGTTTAAAGAAATTACCCAGCggtgtggggttttttttttttttgttttttttttctgctaacaAATGATAACTGGCAATAAAAACACAGGTGGCTAATGAAGTGTCCATTTTTCTAATGACATCACAAGGGGCACAGAAACTTGGCTGGTCAGCAAATACTGGTAAACACTAGGGATAGATGGGAAaaattaaatgtggaaaaaaagtgaGGCATATCTGCATGAAagccagtttttctttttaaaggagGACCTTGACTTGGAAAAACCATTTACAAaatagcacaaaaaaaacaacgataAAGAtgaaaattgtgtaaagaaccAAAACACTTGACTTCTCTGAGAACATCAAAACCCTGCATTTCCCTTAACGGATAAAAGGTGGAAGACGCTCCGCATTACAAACGCAAAGCGGACCAAAACGTACGATTTGACGGCTTAATGTTGCCAAAAAGACATTGCAAAGCCAAACCAGAAGACTTGTCAGTTGCGGGTTAAAATGCTGTGTTAAAACCTCGGGAGTTTAAATGACTTCTTGTCTAAAGCGCCCTGCAAAGGGTTCAACGTTTTTCAACTTTGGAGTATTACTGGGCTTATTAGGCttaatcaggtttttttttttccttctctaaTCAAGTGATTTCTGGACGACAAATGGCACGCATCATATTTCTACGTCTTCGCCGTTATGTACCACTTCCTGTGTGTCATCCACACCAAGTGAAACacactgaggtttgtggttgtaagtaAAAACATAAGtgggatacttttgcaaggctctggACAGTGACCTCGCACCGAccgaaaaataaacagaacgtACGCGCTAACGCTCTTAAAGTCGTACAGCCTCCACCCTCCGACGTCTGTCCTGGAGCTGATGACAGTCGTGCTGCCACCTTTTGAACCCAGCGTAGGGTTCTTGACCCCTGGTCTCAGAGCCTCGGGGTGAAACTAAAAGCGCTACGCGTGCCGAGCGTGCCGGCAGTGGTGACTGCTCTGATCAATAACCTTCTAATGAGTTGGAGCAAAAGGGGAAAAGGGCCACGGACTTAACCTCTGGGAACTGgtatcctttttctgttttaatatcCTGAATGAGTGCATTTGCGAATTTTTCTTTCACAGTATTGTAAAAAGCTACGCAAAACAGcatataaaatacagtttatatatttataccgAGTAGTTATGCTGAATATTTATCCACGATAAAACTAGAGTCTAAGCTTGACTAAAGAAGAAAGTTAGCTTCCTTGTGCTGAAAATTATAGGCAAGGTGGATTTCCAAAGGTTTTAAGGCCCAAGCTCGTTTAAGCTTATAGAGAGTCTGTTATAAGTTGCTACATATATACACGTGATCTCTATCAGGGTGAGTGTGGAGGGCTGGGGACCACTTAGTGAGCTTCCTGTGGACGTCGTGGCGCTCTTCTACTGCCGGGAGGACGTTTTGCAATGCAGACGCTTCCTCTTTTTCACCTTAAAGAAATCTGTGGGAAACAATAATCGTAGTTTTGATCATTTCGGAagccatacaaaaaaaattgcgTGAATAAAACAACCTATGAAGGTGTATCTGCTCACCTGTGATTGCAGACTGCCTGCGTTTGTCCAGCCGCTGATGTGGGTAGCACTCTCTGGTGGTCACCTCCTGGTACTCGTCCCCGGAGCCACACCAGCTGCTGCAGACCGGAGAGCTGTCCTCCTCCGACagcgacgacgacgacgacgaggGGGTCCTGGCGATCTTTCTCCTCGCCACGCCGCGCCTCACCGAGCAGGCGCGGTAAAACGCCGGCACGTCCTGGCCCCTGAGCTCCACCCACTCCACGCCGGCGCCCTCTCCCGGCACGTCCCTCTGGAAGTCGAAGTTCCAGCGCTTGTTGGCCACCTCCACGCTCATGCGCAGCAGCTGCTGGAAGTCCTGTTGGAGCTGCTGGTGGTCGACGGGGCCAAAGAGGTTCCTCCGCACCGGCCCCACGCTCAGGTTCAGGGCCTCGATGCCTTGGAGGTCTGAGGCCTCCGGGTCAGATGCCATGCTGCCTGCGGTCGACGCTGATGTGAAAGCCATCGCCATGTCCCTGTTCGGAGGACAAGCAGAACATAAGCAGCTGCATACATTCAGGTACATCTCCGACAAAAACaccccccctcacacacacacaaacgagCATTATTTCGCCCCATTTATGGATCGGAAACACATGCGTTCGGACAATTCCCCACACCAGCAGGTAACCTGAACTAACACCAAATAAATCCGCCGCCTGCCCAGGTGCGTCAAAGGGAGCCAGAGTCTCCACCTGCTCTGGAGCCTGCCGGTCAAAGGTCGCGCTGGAGAGGTCCGCCACGGCCCCGTGATGAGGAATGTGTCCCGCATTCTCCCTCCGCCACAGTTAATTAGAGCAATGCAGCTGAATTCCTAGATGGAGCTCCAACTTATATGTGCCGCTGACCCGAACGCACCCGAACGCAGCCAGGCGGAGGGAGGATCGGTCAACCAGGAGAGCCCGACCTACAGCTGAACATCTAAAGGGTCTTTGATGCGTTGGAGATGTTGAATTATTACATcctaacacaaataaaaacaaggtgAAAAACACGTCAGCAAACGCCTCAAAATGGGTAAAGGCGACCTCCAGTGATAACGTGATTGAATAAGTGTACGCTAATTTAGCTTCACATCACAGATCTATGTgtgagactcttattttgaaatgagaaaGGAAGTAGTTCTTGAGTTTGATTGAAGGGGGCCGATAAAGACTGTTCACTGGCCTGGCTATCATCACTTTTATGCTATTTTTTGGTGCTTtgtagggaaaaaaataaagcaggctAGC
Protein-coding regions in this window:
- the cdkn1d gene encoding cyclin-dependent kinase inhibitor 1D, with the protein product MAMAFTSASTAGSMASDPEASDLQGIEALNLSVGPVRRNLFGPVDHQQLQQDFQQLLRMSVEVANKRWNFDFQRDVPGEGAGVEWVELRGQDVPAFYRACSVRRGVARRKIARTPSSSSSSLSEEDSSPVCSSWCGSGDEYQEVTTRECYPHQRLDKRRQSAITDFFKVKKRKRLHCKTSSRQ